A region from the Thauera humireducens genome encodes:
- a CDS encoding polyprenyl synthetase family protein gives MSVKQLFAPIAADMQAVDAVIRNCLHSDVVLIRQVAEYIIHSGGKRLRPALVLFTAGAMGYKGTQHHELAAVVELIHTATLLHDDVVDESDLRRGNKTANAMFGNAASVLVGDFLYTRAFQMMVDVDSMHVMRVLADATNVIAEGEVLQLLNCHNADVVIDDYLRVIRYKTAKLFEAASRLGGILGGADEALEARLAAFGMHLGTAFQLIDDVLDYSAEEADTGKHLGDDLAEGKPTLPLIHVMQHGTPEQAALVRGAIENGGRDDFAAVLAAIQATGALDEARRYAQAEVKLAIDAISILPPSIFKDALLQLSDFAVARNH, from the coding sequence TTGTCCGTCAAGCAGCTTTTCGCGCCGATCGCCGCCGACATGCAGGCGGTGGATGCGGTCATTCGTAACTGCCTCCACTCCGACGTCGTGCTGATCCGTCAGGTGGCGGAGTACATCATCCACAGCGGCGGCAAACGCCTGCGTCCCGCGCTCGTGCTGTTCACGGCGGGGGCCATGGGCTACAAGGGCACGCAGCATCATGAGCTTGCCGCCGTGGTGGAGTTGATCCACACGGCGACGCTGCTGCACGACGACGTCGTCGACGAATCCGACCTGCGTCGCGGCAACAAGACCGCCAACGCCATGTTCGGCAACGCCGCATCGGTGCTGGTGGGCGACTTCCTCTACACGCGTGCGTTCCAGATGATGGTCGACGTGGACAGCATGCACGTGATGCGCGTGCTGGCCGATGCGACCAACGTGATTGCCGAAGGCGAAGTGCTGCAATTGCTCAACTGCCACAACGCCGACGTGGTCATCGACGACTACCTGCGCGTGATTCGCTACAAGACGGCCAAGCTGTTCGAGGCCGCCTCGCGCCTTGGCGGTATCCTGGGTGGTGCGGATGAAGCGCTCGAGGCGCGCCTTGCCGCGTTCGGCATGCACCTCGGCACGGCGTTCCAGCTCATCGACGACGTGCTCGACTACTCTGCCGAGGAGGCCGACACGGGAAAGCATCTGGGTGACGATCTCGCCGAAGGCAAGCCCACACTGCCCCTGATCCACGTCATGCAGCACGGTACGCCCGAGCAGGCCGCACTGGTGCGTGGCGCCATCGAGAATGGCGGTCGTGACGATTTCGCCGCGGTGCTGGCCGCGATCCAGGCCACGGGGGCGCTCGACGAAGCGCGTCGTTACGCCCAGGCGGAAGTGAAACTCGCGATCGACGCGATTTCGATTCTTCCCCCTTCCATTTTCAAGGATGCGCTGCTACAATTATCGGACTTTGCAGTTGCGCGGAATCACTGA
- a CDS encoding cob(I)yrinic acid a,c-diamide adenosyltransferase — protein MGNRLSKIYTRTGDAGTTGLGDGKRVSKNSLRIHALGEVDETNAIVGLLLCEDLPEDVRTLLTDVQHDLFDLGGEVCIPGMSMITEKQVTHLENELDRFNEDLEPLKDFILPGGTRAAAYAHHARTVCRRAERALVALALEEAVNDAPRQYLNRLSDLLFVLGRVLNRAGGRGDVLWQKRKNA, from the coding sequence ATGGGTAATCGCCTCTCGAAGATCTACACCCGCACCGGCGACGCCGGCACCACCGGCCTGGGCGACGGCAAGCGCGTCTCCAAGAACAGCCTGCGCATCCACGCACTGGGCGAGGTCGACGAGACCAACGCCATCGTCGGCCTGCTGCTGTGCGAGGACTTGCCCGAGGACGTGCGCACGCTGCTCACCGACGTGCAGCACGACCTGTTCGACCTCGGCGGCGAAGTCTGCATCCCGGGTATGAGCATGATCACCGAGAAGCAGGTGACCCACCTCGAGAACGAACTCGATCGCTTCAACGAAGACCTCGAGCCGCTGAAGGATTTCATCCTGCCCGGCGGCACCCGCGCCGCAGCCTATGCCCATCACGCCCGCACCGTGTGCCGCCGCGCCGAGCGCGCGCTGGTGGCACTGGCACTGGAAGAGGCGGTCAACGATGCCCCGCGTCAGTACCTGAACCGGCTGTCCGACCTGCTGTTCGTGCTTGGCCGCGTGCTCAACCGCGCCGGCGGCCGTGGCGACGTGCTGTGGCAGAAGCGCAAGAACGCCTGA
- the dinB gene encoding DNA polymerase IV yields MRKIIHCDCDCFYASIEMRDDPSLVGRPIAVGGRAETRGVIATCNYEARAFGVHSAMSTARALQLCPQLVLLPPDFERYRAASRTILDIYRDYTPLVEPLSLDEAYLDVTGIDRCRGSATLMAQEIRARIQAEVGITASAGIAPSKFVAKVASDWHKPNGQFVVRPEEVDAFVAALPVKKIFGVGKVTAAKLRRRGVETCADLRAWSLAELTQAFGSFGASLYRLCRGIDDRPVKPDRIRKSLSVETTYASDLADLAACQAALPALIAEFRVRFERARETRPVHKAVVKVKFADFTQTTAECVAAMPDDAVWGALLDEAHARRGRPVRLLGVGVRFVEDEDGVGGQEAQMPLFDALPDEACGGP; encoded by the coding sequence ATGCGCAAGATCATCCACTGCGATTGCGATTGCTTCTACGCCTCGATCGAGATGCGCGACGATCCCTCGCTGGTCGGGCGGCCGATTGCGGTCGGCGGGCGTGCCGAAACGCGCGGCGTGATCGCAACCTGCAACTACGAGGCGCGTGCCTTCGGCGTGCATTCTGCGATGTCTACCGCGCGTGCGCTGCAGTTGTGTCCGCAGCTGGTGCTGCTGCCGCCTGACTTCGAGCGCTACCGTGCGGCGTCGCGTACGATCCTCGACATCTATCGCGACTACACGCCGCTGGTCGAACCGCTGTCGCTGGACGAAGCCTACCTGGACGTAACGGGCATCGATCGCTGCCGGGGATCGGCCACCCTGATGGCGCAGGAGATCCGGGCGCGCATCCAGGCCGAGGTGGGTATCACGGCGTCGGCCGGCATTGCCCCCAGCAAGTTCGTCGCCAAGGTGGCCAGCGACTGGCACAAGCCCAACGGGCAATTCGTCGTACGCCCGGAGGAGGTCGACGCCTTCGTTGCCGCGCTGCCGGTGAAGAAGATCTTTGGCGTCGGCAAGGTCACCGCAGCCAAGCTTCGTCGCAGGGGCGTGGAGACTTGTGCCGACCTGCGGGCATGGAGCCTGGCGGAATTGACGCAGGCATTCGGCAGCTTTGGCGCGAGCCTGTACCGTCTGTGCCGCGGCATCGATGACCGGCCGGTGAAGCCGGACCGCATCCGCAAGTCACTGTCCGTCGAAACCACCTACGCGAGCGACCTGGCCGATCTTGCGGCCTGCCAGGCGGCGCTGCCGGCCCTGATCGCCGAGTTTCGCGTCCGGTTCGAGCGGGCACGCGAGACGCGGCCGGTGCACAAGGCCGTCGTCAAGGTCAAGTTCGCCGATTTCACTCAGACGACGGCAGAGTGTGTCGCTGCAATGCCCGATGATGCGGTGTGGGGCGCACTGCTCGACGAGGCGCACGCACGCCGGGGCCGGCCCGTGCGGCTGCTCGGGGTGGGTGTGCGCTTCGTCGAGGATGAGGACGGCGTGGGCGGGCAGGAGGCGCAGATGCCGCTGTTCGATGCCCTGCCGGACGAGGCGTGCGGCGGACCGTAG